CGCCTCGTCGGCGTCCCGCAGCCGCGCGGTCACGGTCCTGTTCGCCCCCGTGTCCACCCGTACGTCCGCCAGCCGCAGCGCCCGCTGCCAGGGCCCCTGGGTCAGGCGGACGCTCTGCACCTTGGCGTGCGGCACCAGCGCCAGGCTGCGCCGCAGCAGTCCGTACCGGGCGGCGAAGACCGCGTCGGTGACGGCGAGGCCGTAGCCGCGCCACCACAGCGGCCTGCACCGCGCCGCGCGCCGCGGCGGACGTGACAGGTCCGGAGCCGCCGGCACGGTCACCCCGGGCAGCACCCGCGCGACGACCGACTCGGCGATCGCGCGCGGGGCGACCGGCAGCAGCACGGAGTTCGACGAGCCGGCCACGTCCAGCTCCACCCGCACCCAGCGGCGCCGCCGCCACAGCAGCGGCTCCACGATCCGCACGGTCTGCACCCGGCCCGGCGGCACCGTCTCGTGGGCCCGGTCCAGCAGGCCGTGGTCGATGCGGAGCCCGTCCTGGGACTCGGCCACGGTCCAGTCGTACTCCCCGACGAACCGGCCCGCGCTGCTCGCGCCCGCGGCGCCCACCAGGGGGATGGCGGTCGCCAGCACCGTCCACAGGTTGTGGGTGGCCAGCCACAGCAGCGTCGGTACGACCACGGCGGCGAGCAGCGTGCCCCAGGTCGCGCCGGTCAGCAGCAGCGAGACGGCCAGCACACCGGGCGGCACGCGCAGCAGCTGCCGGGCGGGGGCCTCACCGACCTCGTGCGCGGTCTCGGGGGCGAAGCCGGCCGCGCGGGCGAGCAGCTCGGCCCGCAGCGCCCGGGCGTCACCGGCGCCCAGGAAGGCGAGTTCGTCCTTCTTGCCGGTGCCTATGACGTCGAGTTTGAGCTTGGCGACCCCCGCGACCCGGGCCAGCAGCGGCTGGGTGACGTCGATGGCCTGGATGCGTTCAAGGCGGATGTGCGCGGTACGGCGGAACAGCAGCCCGGTGCGGATGCGCAGCTCCGTGTCGGTCACCGCGTAGTGGGTGAACCACCAGGTCAGGAAGCCGTAGAGGCCGGCGGCCGGGATCAGTACGGCGAGGCCGATGAGGAGGTGGGTCGTGGTCAGCCGGGTCAGCTGGCGCTGCGCCTGGTCGGGGTCGTGCACCGCCCAGCCGACGATCACGGCGACCGGTGCCCACGCGCGGCGCAGCGGTGTGACGGGATGCAGGCGGCGCTCGGTGACGCCGTCCGCTCCCGGGGGCGGGCCGTGCTCGCCGGCCTGGGTGCCGCCGCCGGCCCCGGGCGTGGTCACAGCCCCGCCGATCGGGCCTCGCCCAGCTCGGTGAGGCGGTCGCGCAGGCGTTCCGCCTCGGCCGGGTCGAGGCCGGGGATGGTCGCGTCGGTCGCGGCGGCGGCCGTGTGCAGTTGCACGCTGGCCAGGCCGAAGTGCCGCTCGACCGGCCCGGAGGTGACCTCGACCAGCTGCATCCGGCCGTAGGGCACCACGGTCTCCTCCCGCCACAGCACGCCCCGGCTGATCAGCAGGTCGTCGGCGCGCTCGGCGTACCGCCAGGAGCGCCAGTTGCGCTCCAGCATCACCCAGCCCCAGGCCAGCAGGGCCAGCGGCGGCAGCGCCAGAGCCGCCCACGGGGCACCGAGGAACAGGCCGGGCAGCAGCCCCGCGGCGAGTGTCAGCAGCCCCAGCCACACCACCAGCAACAGCCGCCTCATGCGCAGCAGTCCTGGCGGCAGGCCGGTCCACACCGGCTCGTCCCGCACCGCCTCCGTCGCCCCCGCCGTGCCCGCGTCGTCAGGGCTCCCCGTCTCCATGAGGCCAGCGTACGTAGGGGAGACTGTGTTCATGACTCCTACGACGGAGACCATGGTCGGGATCGGCGGCGCCGCGGAGAGCACCGACATGGTGCTCAACATCGGGCCCCAGCATCCCTCCACGCACGGCGTGCTGCGGCTCAGGCTCGTCCTGGACGGCGAGCGCATCACCAGCGCCGAGCCCGTGATCGGCTACATGCACCGCGGCGCGGAGAAGCTCTTCGAGGCCCGCGACTACCGGCAGATCATCGTGCTCGCCAACCGCCACGACTGGCTGTCGGCGTTCTCCAACGAACTGGGCGTCGTCCTCGCCGTGGAGCGGATGCTCGGCATGGAGGTCCCCACGCGCGCGGTGTGGACGCGGACGCTGCTCGCGGAGCTGAACCGGGTGCTCAACCACCTGATGTTCCTGGGGTCGTACCCCCTGGAGCTGGGCGGGATCACCCCGGTCTTCTACGCCTTCCGGGAGCGGGAGGTCCTCCAGAACGTCATGGAGGAGGTCTCCGGCGGGCGTATGCACTACATGTTCAACCGCGTCGGCGGCCTCAAGGAGGACCTTCCGGCGGGCTGGACCGGCCGCGCGCGTGCCGCCGTCGCCGCCGTGCGCTCGCGCATGGACGTCTTCGACGACCTGGTGCTCGGCAACGAGATCTTCCGCGGGCGCACGCGCGGGGTGGGTGCCCTGACGCCCGGGGCCGTGCACGCCTACGGCGTCAGCGGGCCGATCGCCCGCGCCTCCGGCGTCGACTTCGACCTGCGGCGCGACGAGCCGTACCTCGCCTACGGCGAACTCCAGGACACCCTCAAGGTCGTCACCCGCACCGAGGGGGACTGCCTCGCCCGCTTCGAGGTCCTCCTGGAGCAGACGCACAACGCCCTCGACCTCGCCGACGCCTGCCTGGACCGTCTGGCCGAGCTGGCGCCCGGGCCGGTCAACCAGCGCCTCCCCAAGGTGCTGAAGGCGCCCGAGGGCCACACGTACGCGTGGACCGAGAACCCGCTCGGCATCAACGGCTACTACCTCGTCAGCAAGGGCGAGAAGACGCCGTACCGGCTGAAGCTGCGCTCGGCCTCGTTCAACAACATCCAGGCGCTGACCGAGCTGCTGCCCGGCACGCTGGTCGCGGAAATGGTGGCGATCCTCGGGTCACTGTTCTTCGTCGTCGGCGACATCGACAAGTAGCGCGGCGGCGTCCACAGCGCCCACCGGCTGGAGCAGCCACCCGAAGTCACCGAGACCGCCCGGAGCGAGCAGTTCGGCCGCCTGCGAGGCGCGCGTCAGGGCGCGCACGTAGGCCGCCGGGTCGGTGGAGGCCAGCGCGAGCGGGGGGCGTGCGCCCGTGAGCCCGAGGGCGCGAAGGGCCTCGCGCTGGGGGCGTACGAGGGCATCCGGGGGCGTGCGATCCGGAGCGCACCTCGCGGCGTGGGCCGACGCACACGCGTCCAGCGCGACATGCGCGGTGATGTCGCACGACCCGTCCGGCACCGGCCGCGTCTCCCGCCCCGCCCGGAAGCCGGTGAGCGTCCCGAACGGCGGGCGGGAGCCCACGGTGTGCGCGTAGTCGGCGGCCACCGCGAGCCCCGCGTCCAGCGACGCCACGGCCGACGCCCAGGCGGTGTCCCGGGGCAGCCCGATCTCGGCCCGCAGCCCCTCCTCGCCGGGCAGCGGCCACCACCGCGCCAGCCACGCGGCGTCCGCCCCGGCCACCGGTTCGCCGAGCCGCTCCGTCCCGTCCCCGCGGACCAGCACCCGCCGCGCCACGCCCGCGGCGTCCACCTCCGCCACCTCCACCGGCACGTTGTCCAGCCACTCGTTGGCGAACAGCAGCCCGGTGACGCCGCGCGGCGCCTC
The Streptomyces sp. NBC_01723 genome window above contains:
- a CDS encoding PH domain-containing protein, with protein sequence MTTPGAGGGTQAGEHGPPPGADGVTERRLHPVTPLRRAWAPVAVIVGWAVHDPDQAQRQLTRLTTTHLLIGLAVLIPAAGLYGFLTWWFTHYAVTDTELRIRTGLLFRRTAHIRLERIQAIDVTQPLLARVAGVAKLKLDVIGTGKKDELAFLGAGDARALRAELLARAAGFAPETAHEVGEAPARQLLRVPPGVLAVSLLLTGATWGTLLAAVVVPTLLWLATHNLWTVLATAIPLVGAAGASSAGRFVGEYDWTVAESQDGLRIDHGLLDRAHETVPPGRVQTVRIVEPLLWRRRRWVRVELDVAGSSNSVLLPVAPRAIAESVVARVLPGVTVPAAPDLSRPPRRAARCRPLWWRGYGLAVTDAVFAARYGLLRRSLALVPHAKVQSVRLTQGPWQRALRLADVRVDTGANRTVTARLRDADEAARLLDSQAERSRTGRRDAPPDRWMA
- a CDS encoding PH domain-containing protein, whose product is METGSPDDAGTAGATEAVRDEPVWTGLPPGLLRMRRLLLVVWLGLLTLAAGLLPGLFLGAPWAALALPPLALLAWGWVMLERNWRSWRYAERADDLLISRGVLWREETVVPYGRMQLVEVTSGPVERHFGLASVQLHTAAAATDATIPGLDPAEAERLRDRLTELGEARSAGL
- a CDS encoding NADH-quinone oxidoreductase subunit D, which gives rise to MTPTTETMVGIGGAAESTDMVLNIGPQHPSTHGVLRLRLVLDGERITSAEPVIGYMHRGAEKLFEARDYRQIIVLANRHDWLSAFSNELGVVLAVERMLGMEVPTRAVWTRTLLAELNRVLNHLMFLGSYPLELGGITPVFYAFREREVLQNVMEEVSGGRMHYMFNRVGGLKEDLPAGWTGRARAAVAAVRSRMDVFDDLVLGNEIFRGRTRGVGALTPGAVHAYGVSGPIARASGVDFDLRRDEPYLAYGELQDTLKVVTRTEGDCLARFEVLLEQTHNALDLADACLDRLAELAPGPVNQRLPKVLKAPEGHTYAWTENPLGINGYYLVSKGEKTPYRLKLRSASFNNIQALTELLPGTLVAEMVAILGSLFFVVGDIDK
- a CDS encoding SAM-dependent methyltransferase; its protein translation is MTAGTTGAEEVPEAHGGWRGWREAAQEALYGPAGFYRAGPEGPAGHFRTSVHASPLFAAAVARLLCRVDEALGRPAPLAFVDMAAGRGELVTGVLAALPAAVSARTRAYAVEVAGPPEGLDHRIEWLAEAPRGVTGLLFANEWLDNVPVEVAEVDAAGVARRVLVRGDGTERLGEPVAGADAAWLARWWPLPGEEGLRAEIGLPRDTAWASAVASLDAGLAVAADYAHTVGSRPPFGTLTGFRAGRETRPVPDGSCDITAHVALDACASAHAARCAPDRTPPDALVRPQREALRALGLTGARPPLALASTDPAAYVRALTRASQAAELLAPGGLGDFGWLLQPVGAVDAAALLVDVADDEEQ